From Streptomyces durmitorensis, a single genomic window includes:
- the yicI gene encoding alpha-xylosidase, with the protein MKFTDGFWLMRDGVQASYATEVRSVRADADRFTAHAATKRVERRGDTLNSPLLTVDCFSPAEGIIGVRTTHLAGKLHPGPDFALPGADTGAGQVRRDGDMIELTSGPLTARLDQASPWALSFRDADCREVTSAGRKGTAFFTTSDGAHHMAGQLALGVGEQVYGLGERFTPFIKNGQVVDMWQADGGTSSEQAYKNIPFSLHVSPAGAYGVFVNHPGKVSYEIGSEAVGQMQFSVEDQTLEYYIVAGPTPKDVLRRYTALTGRPALPPAWSFGLWLTTSFTTQYDEETVTSFVDGMAQRDIPLSVFHFDCFWMREYQWSDFEWDPDVFPDPQGMLARLKGRGLKLSVWINPYIAQKSALFDEAAAAGHLVKRANGDIWQWDLWQAGMALVDFTNPEACAWFQAKLKVLLDQGVDCFKTDFGERIPTDVVWHDGSDPERMHNYYTHLYNRTVFELLEKERGTGEAVLFARSATAGGQQYPVHWGGDCWSSFGAMAESLRGGLSLSLSGFGFWSHDIGGFEGTPDPAVFKRWLAFGLLSSHSRLHGSSSYRVPWEFGDEAVDVTRKFTRLKHRLMPYLYGATAEAHHTGMPLMRPMLLEFPENPTARGLDRQYMLGPDLLVAPVFSADGDVEYYLPEGTWTHLLTGEHVQGPVWRRERHGFDSLPLYVRPGAVLPLGSDTQRPDGDWLDGLTLLVTPDAQEVTVTVPDHAGRPAATYQVTREATDATVTVAPPEGHSAPRTVVSADL; encoded by the coding sequence ATGAAGTTCACCGACGGCTTCTGGCTCATGCGCGACGGGGTTCAGGCCTCGTACGCGACCGAGGTCCGCAGCGTCCGAGCCGACGCCGACCGCTTCACCGCCCACGCAGCGACCAAGCGCGTCGAGCGCCGCGGCGACACCCTCAACTCCCCTCTGCTGACCGTCGACTGCTTCTCCCCCGCCGAGGGCATCATCGGCGTCCGCACCACACACCTGGCGGGCAAGCTCCACCCCGGCCCGGACTTCGCACTGCCGGGCGCCGACACCGGGGCCGGCCAGGTGCGCCGCGACGGCGACATGATCGAGCTGACCAGCGGCCCCCTGACCGCACGCCTGGACCAAGCCTCGCCCTGGGCGCTGTCGTTCCGTGACGCGGACTGCCGGGAGGTGACATCGGCGGGCCGCAAGGGCACGGCCTTCTTCACCACCAGCGACGGCGCGCACCACATGGCCGGGCAGTTGGCGCTCGGCGTCGGCGAACAGGTCTACGGCCTGGGTGAGCGCTTCACGCCGTTCATCAAGAACGGCCAGGTCGTGGACATGTGGCAGGCCGACGGCGGCACGAGCAGCGAACAGGCCTACAAAAACATCCCCTTCAGCCTGCACGTCTCCCCCGCCGGGGCGTACGGCGTGTTCGTCAATCACCCCGGCAAGGTGAGCTACGAGATCGGCTCGGAGGCGGTCGGCCAGATGCAGTTCAGCGTCGAGGACCAGACGCTGGAGTACTACATCGTCGCGGGCCCGACACCGAAAGACGTCCTGCGCCGCTACACCGCGCTCACCGGCCGCCCGGCGCTGCCGCCGGCGTGGTCGTTCGGACTGTGGCTCACCACGTCCTTCACCACGCAGTACGACGAAGAGACGGTGACGTCGTTCGTCGACGGCATGGCTCAGCGGGACATCCCGCTGAGCGTCTTCCACTTCGACTGCTTCTGGATGCGCGAGTACCAGTGGTCGGACTTCGAGTGGGACCCGGATGTCTTCCCCGACCCCCAGGGCATGCTGGCCCGGCTCAAGGGACGGGGGCTGAAGCTCTCCGTATGGATCAACCCGTACATCGCACAGAAGTCCGCCCTGTTCGACGAGGCCGCCGCCGCGGGACATCTGGTGAAGCGGGCGAACGGTGACATCTGGCAATGGGACCTGTGGCAGGCGGGCATGGCGCTCGTCGACTTCACGAACCCCGAGGCCTGCGCCTGGTTCCAGGCGAAGCTGAAGGTGCTGCTCGACCAGGGCGTCGACTGCTTCAAGACCGACTTCGGTGAGCGCATCCCCACCGACGTGGTGTGGCACGACGGCTCCGACCCGGAGCGCATGCACAACTACTACACACACCTGTACAACCGCACCGTCTTCGAGCTCCTGGAAAAGGAACGCGGCACGGGCGAAGCCGTCCTGTTCGCGCGTTCGGCGACGGCCGGCGGCCAGCAGTACCCGGTGCACTGGGGCGGCGACTGCTGGTCGTCGTTCGGTGCGATGGCAGAGTCGCTGCGCGGCGGTCTGTCGCTGTCGCTGTCGGGCTTCGGCTTCTGGAGCCACGACATCGGCGGCTTCGAAGGCACCCCGGACCCGGCGGTCTTCAAACGCTGGCTCGCCTTCGGCCTGCTCTCTTCCCACAGCCGACTGCACGGCTCCAGCTCCTACCGGGTGCCGTGGGAGTTCGGTGACGAAGCCGTAGACGTGACACGGAAGTTCACACGGCTCAAGCACCGACTCATGCCCTATCTGTACGGCGCCACGGCCGAAGCGCACCACACCGGCATGCCGCTGATGCGGCCCATGCTCCTCGAGTTCCCCGAGAACCCCACCGCCCGCGGCCTGGACCGGCAGTACATGCTCGGCCCCGACCTGCTCGTCGCCCCCGTCTTCTCGGCCGACGGCGACGTCGAGTACTACCTGCCCGAGGGCACCTGGACCCACCTCCTGACCGGCGAACACGTACAGGGCCCGGTCTGGCGCCGCGAAAGGCACGGCTTCGACAGCCTGCCCCTGTACGTCCGCCCAGGAGCGGTCCTCCCGCTGGGCTCCGACACACAGCGACCCGACGGGGACTGGCTCGATGGCCTCACCCTGCTCGTCACCCCCGACGCACAAGAGGTGACGGTCACCGTCCCCGACCACGCCGGCCGCCCTGCCGCCACTTACCAGGTGACGCGCGAGGCGACGGACGCGACGGTGACCGTGGCCCCGCCCGAAGGGCACAGCGCTCCACGCACGGTGGTCTCGGCAGACCTGTGA
- a CDS encoding AI-2E family transporter, producing MSATLSSTKTAAALRRSARVSVELLLVLVAAAVALWILGRMWSVVWPLIVGLLLTTLTWPLARFLRRRGWPPALAASVVTVLFLLFVAGIVALIAVPVASQSGELSDGVAEGIEKLREWAAGPPLNINDAQISGGVDSAIARIKDSLGSMVTTLFTGVSTVLNGVVTAFLSLFLMFFFLKDGPRFLPWLARQLPGRLADDVPIVAARGWDTLGAFIRSQAFVGLLDAVFIGLGLWILGVPLVLPLAVLTFVSAFVPIVGALFAGLVAVLIALVSNGLTDALIVLAIILVVQQLEGNVFQPIIQSRGLGLHAAVVLLAVTLGANLAGVVGSLLAVPAAALIAVVWNYLREQLSDPPQEPETEDPHPGAAAPS from the coding sequence ATGTCTGCCACGCTGAGTTCCACGAAAACCGCCGCCGCGCTCCGCAGATCTGCGCGGGTCTCCGTCGAGTTGCTGCTGGTTCTTGTGGCCGCTGCGGTAGCGCTGTGGATTCTGGGTCGGATGTGGTCGGTCGTCTGGCCACTCATCGTAGGCCTCTTGCTCACCACACTGACCTGGCCTCTGGCCCGCTTCCTACGCCGGCGCGGGTGGCCCCCCGCCCTGGCCGCCTCGGTGGTGACCGTTCTGTTCCTTCTGTTCGTTGCGGGCATCGTGGCGCTGATCGCAGTGCCGGTGGCGTCCCAGTCCGGTGAACTGTCCGACGGCGTGGCCGAAGGCATCGAGAAACTGCGCGAGTGGGCCGCCGGGCCGCCCCTGAACATCAACGACGCCCAGATCTCAGGCGGAGTCGACTCCGCGATCGCCCGGATCAAGGACAGCCTCGGCAGCATGGTCACCACTCTCTTCACAGGAGTGAGCACCGTGTTGAACGGTGTGGTCACCGCGTTCCTGTCGCTCTTCCTGATGTTCTTCTTCCTCAAGGACGGCCCGCGGTTCCTTCCGTGGCTCGCACGTCAGCTCCCCGGCAGGCTCGCCGACGACGTCCCGATCGTGGCAGCGCGGGGCTGGGACACTCTGGGCGCCTTCATCCGTTCCCAGGCCTTCGTCGGCCTGCTCGACGCGGTCTTCATCGGTCTGGGCCTGTGGATCCTGGGTGTGCCCCTCGTGCTCCCGCTGGCGGTGCTGACCTTCGTATCGGCATTCGTGCCGATCGTGGGTGCCCTGTTCGCCGGTTTGGTAGCGGTGCTCATCGCGTTGGTGTCCAACGGCCTGACAGACGCGCTGATCGTGCTGGCGATCATCCTCGTGGTGCAGCAACTCGAGGGCAACGTGTTCCAGCCGATCATCCAAAGTCGCGGGCTGGGTCTGCACGCGGCGGTGGTCCTGCTGGCAGTCACACTGGGCGCGAACCTGGCCGGCGTCGTGGGCAGCCTGCTGGCGGTACCGGCAGCCGCCCTGATCGCGGTGGTCTGGAACTATCTGCGCGAGCAGCTCAGCGACCCGCCGCAAGAACCGGAGACCGAGGACCCGCACCCGGGCGCGGCGGCCCCGTCGTAG
- a CDS encoding STAS domain-containing protein: MTPLTITSRDAATGPVLEITGDLDYTTELELRQALHKLTLDAGQLLVLDLSGLEFCDSSGISVFLAARNLAIEGGTVAERVGPGAAGTGPGQLSVSVGPVHGHTARLVASSHGPTNCAWRLSCPRSCVC; this comes from the coding sequence ATGACCCCACTGACGATCACCTCCCGCGATGCCGCCACCGGTCCCGTACTGGAGATCACCGGTGACCTCGACTACACGACAGAACTCGAACTCCGCCAAGCCCTGCACAAGCTCACCCTGGACGCGGGACAGCTCTTGGTCCTGGACCTGTCCGGCCTGGAATTCTGCGACTCGAGCGGCATCAGCGTCTTCCTGGCGGCCCGGAACCTGGCCATCGAAGGAGGCACCGTAGCCGAGCGAGTCGGGCCGGGAGCCGCCGGGACGGGCCCGGGACAGCTCTCGGTGTCCGTCGGGCCGGTGCACGGCCATACGGCGCGGTTGGTGGCCAGCAGCCACGGACCGACGAACTGCGCATGGAGGCTGTCGTGTCCTCGAAGCTGCGTTTGCTGA
- a CDS encoding alpha/beta fold hydrolase — protein MGIRRRNNVTVTGRAEGPVLVLAHGFGCDQNMWRLIVPALAQDYRVVLFDYVGSGGADASAWDERRYSSLEGYALDVLEVCEELDLRDATFVGHSVSAMVGVLAAAQAPQRISRLVMVAPSPRYIDDAGYRGGFSAEDIEELLESLESNYLGWSAAMAPAIMGNADRPELGQELTNSFCATDPDMARVFARTTFLSDSRDDLKTVEVPTLILDCTQDVIAPPREVGAYVHAVIPGSRLVTLEATGHCPHLSAPQATAEAITEFLGAA, from the coding sequence ATGGGTATCCGTCGTAGGAACAACGTCACCGTCACCGGTCGTGCGGAGGGGCCGGTGCTTGTGCTGGCGCACGGGTTCGGGTGTGACCAGAACATGTGGCGCCTGATCGTCCCCGCGCTTGCCCAGGACTACCGCGTGGTGCTCTTCGACTACGTGGGCTCGGGTGGGGCGGATGCTTCGGCCTGGGACGAGCGGCGCTACAGCTCGCTTGAGGGGTACGCGCTCGATGTGCTGGAGGTATGTGAGGAGCTGGACCTGCGGGATGCGACCTTCGTGGGCCATTCGGTCAGCGCGATGGTCGGAGTGCTCGCGGCTGCGCAGGCGCCACAGCGCATCTCCCGGCTGGTGATGGTCGCCCCCTCACCTCGCTACATCGACGACGCCGGCTACCGGGGCGGTTTCAGTGCCGAGGACATCGAGGAGCTGCTGGAGTCGCTGGAGTCGAACTATCTGGGCTGGTCGGCGGCGATGGCCCCGGCCATCATGGGCAACGCGGACCGTCCGGAACTCGGCCAGGAGCTGACCAACTCGTTTTGCGCGACTGACCCGGACATGGCGCGGGTGTTCGCTCGCACGACGTTCCTGTCCGACAGCCGGGACGACCTCAAGACGGTCGAGGTGCCGACGCTGATCCTGGACTGCACACAGGACGTGATCGCCCCCCCCCGCGAAGTCGGCGCCTACGTCCATGCCGTGATTCCCGGCAGCCGTCTGGTGACGCTGGAGGCGACGGGGCACTGCCCTCACCTGAGTGCCCCGCAGGCCACCGCTGAGGCGATCACCGAATTCCTCGGAGCGGCCTAG
- a CDS encoding DUF1206 domain-containing protein, which produces MATGSATTRGRRQAQRAANSTAVSGAARAGFVARGVIYLLIGVLSLRIAFSDGGGEQADRGGAIAEIAEKPFGAVLLWLLGIALVGMAVWRLTEAAFGQAGPDGKKASKRAMAAGRCVFYGFVAYSVLSYAAGEKGSGSGSSDKESQDITAKVLDWPGGQWLVGIAGAVVAGAGVWITVRTVMRKFKKHLKMSEMAPKARTAVMFLGVFGGACRGAVFAVAGGFAIAAALKHKPGKAKGMDDTLRAFTDTAAGPWLLALIALGFAAFGLFSWANARWRKV; this is translated from the coding sequence ATGGCAACTGGATCAGCAACAACACGCGGACGCAGGCAGGCCCAGCGTGCGGCGAACAGCACAGCAGTCTCGGGCGCGGCCCGAGCGGGCTTCGTGGCCCGTGGGGTCATCTACCTGCTCATCGGAGTGCTCTCACTCAGGATCGCCTTCTCGGACGGAGGCGGTGAACAGGCAGACCGGGGCGGTGCCATCGCCGAGATCGCTGAGAAGCCCTTTGGCGCCGTTCTGCTGTGGCTGCTGGGCATAGCGTTGGTGGGGATGGCCGTGTGGCGGCTGACCGAAGCGGCCTTCGGGCAAGCGGGGCCCGACGGCAAGAAGGCAAGCAAGAGGGCAATGGCCGCAGGCCGTTGCGTCTTCTACGGGTTCGTCGCCTACTCCGTGCTGTCGTATGCGGCGGGGGAGAAGGGCAGCGGCAGCGGGAGCTCCGACAAGGAGTCCCAGGACATCACGGCGAAGGTTCTGGACTGGCCTGGCGGGCAGTGGCTCGTCGGTATCGCCGGTGCGGTGGTGGCCGGCGCCGGCGTATGGATCACCGTCAGGACAGTCATGCGCAAGTTCAAGAAGCATCTGAAGATGTCCGAGATGGCACCGAAGGCCCGCACAGCGGTCATGTTCCTCGGGGTGTTCGGCGGCGCGTGCCGGGGCGCGGTCTTCGCCGTCGCGGGCGGCTTCGCCATCGCGGCAGCCCTTAAGCACAAGCCCGGCAAGGCCAAAGGCATGGACGACACCCTGCGCGCCTTCACCGACACCGCCGCCGGTCCCTGGCTGCTGGCCCTCATCGCACTCGGCTTCGCGGCCTTCGGTCTCTTCTCCTGGGCCAACGCGCGCTGGCGCAAGGTCTGA
- a CDS encoding CsbD family protein, translating into MTANEKAKAKTEQATGATKEAAGRAVGNERLTVEGRAERKQGDARQAKEKIKDVGKH; encoded by the coding sequence ATGACTGCCAACGAGAAGGCCAAGGCGAAAACCGAGCAGGCCACCGGTGCCACCAAGGAGGCGGCGGGACGCGCTGTCGGCAACGAACGCCTGACCGTCGAGGGGCGCGCCGAGCGAAAGCAGGGCGACGCCCGACAGGCCAAGGAAAAGATCAAGGATGTCGGCAAGCACTAG
- a CDS encoding ATP-binding protein, with translation MTAPAAPKIQDIACHDARAAVRAVMEPACQSLPSSQARRFREDALLVASELTSNALLHGGGLTQFHAQIEGESLLMQVSDRSTRAPHLVRPDPGRPGGFGWMITQRLASHVSVDIQPDGKTITAALAMP, from the coding sequence ATGACCGCTCCCGCGGCGCCCAAGATCCAGGACATCGCCTGTCACGACGCGCGCGCCGCGGTCAGGGCCGTCATGGAACCAGCGTGCCAGTCTTTGCCCTCAAGTCAGGCCAGGCGTTTTCGTGAGGATGCCCTGCTCGTGGCCAGCGAGTTGACGTCCAACGCGCTCCTGCATGGCGGCGGCCTCACCCAGTTCCACGCTCAGATCGAGGGTGAATCCTTGCTGATGCAGGTGAGTGACCGCAGCACGAGGGCGCCTCACCTCGTACGCCCCGACCCCGGACGGCCCGGCGGCTTCGGGTGGATGATCACGCAGCGACTCGCCTCGCACGTCTCCGTCGACATACAGCCCGACGGCAAGACCATCACCGCCGCATTGGCTATGCCCTGA
- a CDS encoding SigB/SigF/SigG family RNA polymerase sigma factor, whose product MTVTTQGKTRAAQAEKDLVERAYASPSSLAPKDAREICKRFFDRLGHLEEGTHEYQYVRNCLIEMNLSLVQYAASRFRHRGQGEMEDIVQVGTIGLIKAIDRFELTREVEFATFAVPYITGEIKRFFRDTSWAVHVPRRLQEARIELSKATEELRTRLDRNPSTAELAELMQLEPSEVAQAQMASNGYNAASLDASVMGSNDESDAALADFIGFEEDAYELIDNFHSLAPLIADLDDRERTLIHLRFVEEKTQAQIGEALGVSQMHVSRLLTRVVAKLRTDLMTTN is encoded by the coding sequence ATGACCGTGACGACGCAGGGGAAGACCCGGGCCGCTCAGGCTGAGAAGGACCTCGTCGAGCGAGCCTACGCCAGCCCCTCCTCCCTTGCGCCGAAGGATGCGCGGGAGATCTGCAAGCGGTTCTTCGACCGGCTCGGGCATCTGGAGGAGGGCACGCACGAGTACCAATACGTGCGTAACTGCCTGATCGAGATGAACCTCTCCCTCGTGCAGTACGCGGCGTCCCGGTTCCGCCATCGCGGCCAGGGGGAGATGGAAGACATCGTCCAGGTCGGCACGATCGGCCTGATCAAGGCGATCGACCGGTTTGAACTGACCCGTGAGGTCGAGTTCGCCACGTTCGCCGTCCCCTACATCACCGGTGAGATCAAGCGCTTCTTCCGCGACACCAGCTGGGCCGTACATGTGCCGCGGCGTCTGCAGGAAGCCCGCATCGAACTGTCCAAGGCCACCGAGGAACTGCGCACCCGCCTGGACCGCAACCCCTCCACTGCCGAGCTGGCAGAGCTGATGCAGCTGGAGCCGTCCGAGGTCGCCCAGGCTCAGATGGCGTCCAATGGCTACAACGCCGCCTCGCTGGACGCCTCAGTGATGGGCAGCAACGACGAGTCCGACGCCGCGCTGGCCGACTTCATCGGCTTCGAAGAGGACGCCTACGAACTCATCGACAACTTCCACTCCCTGGCCCCGCTCATCGCCGACCTCGACGACCGCGAGCGCACGCTGATCCATCTCCGCTTCGTCGAGGAAAAGACGCAGGCGCAGATCGGCGAAGCACTCGGTGTCTCGCAGATGCACGTCTCCCGGCTGCTCACCCGCGTCGTCGCCAAGCTGCGCACCGACCTGATGACCACCAACTAG
- a CDS encoding alpha/beta hydrolase: MTDVIILHGAWHQPAHYAELAALLRARDLSVEVPDLYELPLAEGTAKVEAIVSGSSEPSVVVGHSFGGVTAGTVRGAAALIFLNSWILDVDESPATVLAETPGEPGEGLIALPDADGRLRLDPDDARAKLYGDIDEPAATRAVELLRPEPPSIFDATPTRVSWRDTPSFYLRGQRDRTIATPLPDRFAGRCSHAETWDTSHSPYLGRPAAVADLIQRQCPGDGG; the protein is encoded by the coding sequence GTGACTGACGTGATCATCCTTCACGGAGCCTGGCACCAGCCCGCTCACTACGCCGAACTTGCCGCTCTGCTGCGCGCCCGGGATCTGTCCGTGGAGGTGCCCGACCTCTACGAGCTGCCGCTCGCCGAGGGCACCGCGAAGGTCGAGGCCATCGTCTCGGGGTCGTCGGAGCCGTCGGTGGTAGTGGGGCATTCGTTCGGGGGTGTCACCGCCGGGACGGTGCGTGGCGCTGCCGCGTTGATCTTCCTCAACAGCTGGATTCTCGATGTCGATGAATCCCCGGCCACAGTGCTCGCGGAGACCCCTGGCGAGCCCGGCGAGGGCCTGATCGCGCTGCCGGACGCGGACGGGCGGCTCCGCCTGGACCCGGACGACGCCCGGGCGAAACTCTACGGCGACATCGACGAACCGGCGGCCACGCGTGCGGTGGAGTTGCTGCGTCCGGAACCTCCGTCGATCTTCGACGCCACACCAACTCGCGTGAGTTGGCGGGACACCCCGTCGTTCTACCTCCGCGGGCAGCGAGACCGGACCATCGCGACTCCACTTCCGGACCGCTTCGCCGGGCGTTGCTCTCATGCGGAAACGTGGGACACCAGCCACTCGCCCTACCTGGGCCGCCCGGCCGCCGTGGCCGACCTGATCCAGCGTCAGTGCCCAGGCGACGGTGGTTAA
- a CDS encoding CPBP family glutamic-type intramembrane protease — protein MTDPRPDSSVHSLPPPSLSGVLGRALGGGLIMAVALGAGTAVGPVVADAVGVSGFAARLVPAAFVSAVAMPLVVFALRRRRGSLTDIGFGGAGPSLRALLVGVGVTAGAAALVLGAGTAAGMLHWSRPDLPTLGGYIVTNAVIALLLEALPEETTLRGHTWTSLRSRFGGAASALGTTAVFLVVPGVSTVVEAGVARLVGGEGGTVGLAPGGQNPVDYLILLTVFGLMLVAARTAVRHAPLWVGIGAHLTFLTVNRVVFEGDRRGAGWSVQTTPGAELLVPVYLLVATAVFALWRRRAADPVGTGRKVATVSGRLGQEVQPPVR, from the coding sequence TTGACCGACCCTCGTCCCGACTCGTCCGTTCACTCGCTCCCGCCCCCTTCCCTCTCCGGGGTCCTGGGTCGGGCCCTGGGTGGCGGTCTCATCATGGCCGTGGCACTGGGGGCCGGCACCGCGGTGGGCCCGGTGGTTGCCGATGCCGTCGGAGTGAGCGGGTTCGCGGCCCGCCTGGTGCCTGCCGCGTTCGTCAGCGCGGTGGCCATGCCGCTCGTCGTGTTCGCGCTGCGTCGGCGGCGCGGCTCGCTCACTGACATCGGGTTCGGCGGTGCGGGCCCGAGTCTGCGGGCCCTGCTCGTCGGGGTGGGTGTGACGGCGGGGGCCGCGGCGCTGGTGCTCGGTGCGGGGACAGCCGCCGGGATGCTGCACTGGTCACGCCCTGATCTGCCCACGCTCGGCGGATACATCGTGACGAACGCCGTCATCGCTCTGCTCCTTGAGGCGCTGCCCGAGGAGACGACGCTGCGCGGCCATACGTGGACGTCGCTGAGGAGCCGGTTCGGCGGGGCAGCATCGGCGCTCGGGACGACGGCCGTGTTCCTGGTCGTGCCCGGTGTCTCGACGGTGGTGGAGGCAGGCGTGGCGCGCCTTGTCGGTGGCGAGGGCGGGACCGTCGGCCTCGCGCCCGGAGGGCAGAATCCGGTCGACTACCTGATTCTCCTGACCGTCTTCGGCCTGATGCTCGTCGCGGCCCGCACGGCGGTGCGGCACGCTCCGCTGTGGGTCGGCATCGGCGCGCATCTGACCTTCCTCACCGTCAACCGGGTTGTGTTCGAGGGCGATCGGCGAGGTGCGGGGTGGTCCGTGCAAACGACGCCGGGTGCGGAGCTCCTCGTACCCGTGTATCTCCTGGTCGCCACGGCTGTGTTCGCGCTGTGGCGACGGCGTGCGGCGGACCCGGTCGGCACCGGCCGGAAGGTCGCGACCGTGTCCGGCCGGCTCGGCCAGGAGGTCCAACCTCCGGTGCGCTGA
- a CDS encoding putative quinol monooxygenase yields MSSQDAVTVLIEIHAKDGQEKDARDNLLHAIETSEKPGLVSSTEYEDLNDPGTFYAVQVWENVEAFHAHMQDAAEAGMSEAVQVLREHPKTAVLRTIG; encoded by the coding sequence ATGAGCAGCCAAGACGCAGTGACCGTCCTCATCGAGATCCACGCCAAGGACGGGCAGGAGAAGGACGCCCGCGACAACCTGCTCCACGCGATCGAGACGTCCGAGAAGCCCGGTCTCGTCAGTTCCACGGAGTATGAGGATCTCAACGACCCAGGCACCTTCTACGCCGTCCAGGTGTGGGAAAACGTGGAGGCGTTCCACGCACACATGCAGGACGCCGCGGAGGCCGGCATGAGCGAGGCGGTCCAGGTCCTGCGCGAGCACCCGAAGACGGCGGTACTGCGCACCATCGGCTGA
- a CDS encoding TetR/AcrR family transcriptional regulator, which produces MQRRRGKELEEALLDAAWAELTERGYAAFTLESVAKRAGTSTPVIYRRWVNKALMVEAALTHASSVRVIEIPDTGTLRGDLIAVMRAANTERVDLLVATAVLLDGYFAERGSNPEQLREQILGSRRSVAESIVQQAVDWGEVDVSVLEPRLISLPFDLFRHEVLMTLKPVSEEAITRIVDGITLPLLTRRPLPAPASTEETR; this is translated from the coding sequence ATGCAGCGCAGACGAGGCAAAGAGCTCGAGGAGGCCCTGCTCGATGCCGCCTGGGCTGAACTGACCGAGCGCGGGTACGCGGCGTTCACGCTGGAGTCGGTTGCCAAGCGGGCCGGCACGAGCACGCCGGTGATCTACCGCCGCTGGGTCAACAAGGCCCTGATGGTGGAGGCCGCCCTCACACACGCCAGTTCTGTACGGGTCATCGAGATCCCTGATACGGGAACACTCCGCGGTGACCTCATCGCGGTCATGCGGGCGGCCAACACGGAGCGCGTCGATCTTCTCGTGGCGACCGCGGTCCTCCTCGACGGCTACTTCGCGGAGAGGGGGTCGAACCCGGAGCAGCTGCGTGAGCAGATCCTGGGCAGCCGTCGCTCGGTGGCCGAGTCCATCGTCCAACAGGCCGTGGACTGGGGTGAGGTCGATGTCTCCGTCCTGGAGCCACGCCTGATCTCGCTGCCGTTCGACCTCTTTCGCCATGAGGTCCTGATGACGCTGAAACCCGTGTCCGAAGAGGCCATCACCCGGATCGTCGACGGCATTACCCTGCCCCTTTTGACCAGGCGGCCACTCCCAGCGCCCGCGAGCACCGAGGAAACCCGATAG
- a CDS encoding MerR family transcriptional regulator, whose amino-acid sequence MTVTEAADERLIRIGEVARGAGVSVRAVRYYEQQGLLIAARSPSGQRLYRQDAIALVRFFQQMFAAGLTSRRITELLPCWDSGHTDAGQRAMLRAERDRIQAKVDDLQAALDRLDEVIAITDMHP is encoded by the coding sequence ATGACTGTCACAGAGGCCGCGGACGAGCGGCTGATCCGCATCGGCGAGGTGGCACGGGGTGCTGGCGTCTCGGTACGCGCCGTGCGCTACTACGAGCAGCAGGGGCTGCTCATCGCGGCGCGCAGCCCATCCGGCCAGCGCCTCTACCGACAGGACGCCATCGCCCTGGTCCGCTTCTTCCAACAGATGTTCGCCGCCGGCCTGACCAGCCGAAGGATCACGGAACTCCTGCCGTGCTGGGACTCCGGGCACACCGACGCCGGGCAACGAGCCATGCTGCGTGCCGAGCGCGACCGGATCCAGGCCAAGGTCGACGACCTGCAGGCTGCCCTGGACCGTCTCGACGAGGTCATCGCGATCACGGACATGCACCCGTAG
- a CDS encoding SDR family oxidoreductase, whose translation MDINDSVALVTGANRGLGRAFAQRLLERGARKVYATARRPETVDVPGVEVLPLDITDPASVRTAAEAAPDVSLLINNAGIQTGTDLVTGSLDAVRHELETNVFGHLGMIREFAPALARNGGGAIVDVLSAMSWFGGKGANAYHLTKAAAWAMTNGVRLELAEQGTLVTAVHLGLTDTDMAAGWPVDKIAPSDLADAALDGVEAGSAEVLADQWSRDVKSRLPLTPEEFNAAMDRALAALTAA comes from the coding sequence ATGGATATCAACGACTCAGTTGCCCTTGTCACTGGAGCCAACCGCGGCCTGGGCCGCGCCTTCGCCCAGCGCCTGCTCGAACGGGGCGCCCGCAAGGTCTACGCGACGGCCCGCCGGCCGGAGACCGTGGACGTGCCCGGGGTCGAGGTGCTGCCCCTCGACATCACCGATCCCGCATCGGTGAGGACCGCCGCCGAGGCCGCCCCGGACGTCTCGCTGCTCATCAACAACGCGGGGATCCAGACGGGAACCGACCTGGTGACCGGTTCGCTGGACGCGGTGCGGCACGAGCTGGAGACCAACGTGTTCGGCCACCTCGGAATGATCCGGGAGTTCGCGCCGGCGCTCGCCAGGAACGGCGGGGGCGCGATCGTCGACGTGCTCTCCGCCATGTCGTGGTTCGGCGGCAAGGGCGCCAATGCCTACCACCTGACCAAGGCCGCCGCCTGGGCCATGACCAATGGCGTCCGCCTGGAGCTCGCCGAACAGGGCACGCTCGTGACAGCGGTGCACCTCGGCCTGACCGACACCGACATGGCTGCGGGCTGGCCCGTGGACAAGATCGCGCCGTCGGACCTGGCCGACGCGGCGCTCGACGGTGTCGAGGCGGGCTCCGCCGAGGTCCTCGCCGACCAGTGGAGTCGAGACGTCAAGTCCCGGCTGCCGCTGACGCCCGAAGAGTTCAACGCCGCGATGGACCGCGCCCTGGCGGCCCTAACGGCGGCCTGA